The genomic interval GATTCATTCATTCATTTTGCATAAGAAAGAAAAGAATCCCCTTGAGTATTTGTATTGACAAAAGTGGCATTTATTACAATAGCAAAAGTCAAAGTCAATTATTCAGATTTATAGAGGAAAAACTTTCTCAAAAAGAAAATTTGAGGTCTAAGCAAATAATAAAATTATGGAAAGAATATGGAATTTCAAAATATAATTATCCAAAATTTGTTTCGCCTCCTGAAAACCCCTTCATATTATTAATTGATCAAACTGATGGAGATTTATCAATAAAATATGGTGATGCAAATAAAAAAACATTTCAAGAAATGTTTATGTTTGCTTTGAAAAAATGGCCAAATCATAAAATTATTATAAAAATTCATCCTGATGTACTCACTTCTCAAAAAAGGGGTTGTTTAGATATTGATTTTTGTAGAAAAAAAAATGCGATAATTATATTTGACTATGGACAAGTTAATAAGTTAATAGAAAAATCTAGTGCTATTTGTGTAGTCACAAGTCAAGTTGGATTTGAAGCATTAATTTATGGTAAGGAAGTACATGTTTTTGGAAATCCCTTTTATTCTGGATTTGGGTTAACTATTGATCATAATATATCTCGAATTAAAAAAAGAAAATCTAATATTTCATTAGAGCAGCTAGTTTATGGAAGTCTAATTAAATATCAAATTTATTTAGATCCGAGAAATAAGAAAATTTGCGAAATTGAGGAAATAATGGAGTTCGTTTACAAGCAAAGAAAAATTTATAATTTTTTTCCAAAAAATCTACAATGCTTATATTTGACACCATGGAAATCTAGACAAATAAGTAGATTTATTCCCAACTCAACTGATCGCAGTTTCTCTTTCTTTAAGGAATCTAAAAGTAAAATAAAGAACTTTTTAGTTTGGGGTAAGTTTAATAAACTTGAGAAATATAAAATTAAAAGTGATACTTTTATTTCCGCCGAAGATGGTTTTATCAGATCTGTTGGTTTAGGAGGAGAACTAATCCCACCTATGAGTTTGCTTTTCGATAAGAGTGGGATTCATTATGACTTTAATCAACCCAGCGATTTAGAAGATCTCCTTCAAAAAAAATCGGTTAGTGCCAAGGAACTTAAAAGAGCAAAAGAATTAATTAATTTAATAAAGCAAAATAATATTAGTAAATATAATCTTTCTTCTCATAAGAGGTTCTATAATGAAAATGATTCTAATAATAAACAAACAATATTAGTATTAGGACAAGTAGAGACTGATAATGCAATGATTTATGGGGTTCCTGATAATATATTAAAAAAAACTAATTATGATCTTGTTTTTCAAGTTAAGAAAGATTACCCAAACTACAATGTAATTTACAAACCTCATCCAGATATTGAAAGAGGTTTGAGATGCAAAGGAAGAAATGAAAATCTTATTAATAATATTGCCGATAAAGTAGCTTATGGAATAGGCATTCAAAAGCTTTTTGAAATTTCTGATAGGGTAGCTGTATTTACATCTTTGGGTGGTTTTGAAGCATTAATTAGAGGCATTCCTGTTACAACATACGGCATCCCTTTTTATTCTGGTTGGGGATTAACGGAAGAAAAACTCTTTAATTATAAATGGAAATCAAGAAGAACTAGAAAGTTAAGTTTGGAGGAAATGGTTTATATAGCTATAATTGAATATCCTTTTTATTATAGCTTGAAATATAATTGTCATACTGAGGTAGAAAATATTATTTCTGAATTAGATTTTTATAGAAAAAGGAAAAAGACACTTGAACAAGTTATTTTTAGATATTGGGGCCCATTGAAAGAATTTTTTAAAAATTATGTTATTTTCAGATGACGAAAAAAAAGAATATACCCATATTCAAAAAAAAGATTTCAATTGAAGGATCAGTTATTTTTTTAATGGGTCCTATTGGGACATTTTTTTCAAGGGTAGCTTCCTTTTTAGAGAAAAATGACATCAAAACTTTTAAAATAAGCTTTCCCTTGTACGAATATGGCTTTAAAAAATCGTCAAGATTAACTTATTCTGAAGACATTTATCAATTTAAAGAATTTTTGGAAAAAATAATAATTAAAGAAAATATAAAGCACATTTTCATGTACGGAAATGTATTGATTCCTCATAAGCAAGCTTTGAAACTATGCGAAGAATTAAATAGAAAAGGTCATTTCATAAATTCTCATATTTTTGAACTAGGTTACTTAAGACCTAATTTTGTAACACTAGAGGATAAAGGAGTTAATTACGATAGTGGGTTTTTATTTGATAGGAATTTTTATGAAAAACAAAAACCTTATGGAAATTTTCCAGTACCCATAAATCATGGATTAAGAATAAGGAAAATATGGAAATTAATTACTTTTTTCAATCATAGCTTTAAAAATTATAAAATTGTTGAATTTGCGCATAAGCTTCAACCTAAACCTATTTACTTATGGTTTCAATTAAAAGGATTTATTTTAAAATTTTTTTATAGAATTGTTGAGAAAAATTTAAAGAAAAAATGCTTTTCAAAAAGTCCTTTTTTTATGGTCATACTACAAGTAGCTACTGATAGTCAAATTTTAAAAGGATCTAACTTTAAAGATAATTATGAGTTTATTTATTACGTTATCAAAGAATTTTCTAATGCAGAATTAAAAAATACTAATTTAATTTTTAAGCATCATCCAAGGGACAGAGGTTATACTAATTATTCAAAATTTATTTTAGAAATTTCAAAAGAATTTAATATTGAAGATAAAACTTTTTATATACACGATTTTCCCCTGTCAAAAATTTTTAGAAATAGATTTTGTAAAGGAACAGTATTAATTAACAGTACAGTGGGATACCAGTCATTATTCCATTCTATACCAATTAAGTCATTAGGAATAACTCCTTATAATTTAGAAGGATTATCACATCAAAATGATTTAGTCTCTTTTTTTAGGAATCCTGCAAAAGTAAACAAGTTATTATTTAACAAATTTTATAGATATATTTTAGAAAATTCCCAAATAAATGGAAATTTTGATGGCTATTTCCCTTTTGAAAGTGTATTTACTTTTCTCAATAATAGATAATTTTTAATATGAGGAGAATAGTAATTTTCATATTAAGACTAAATATTTTTATTTTTTCATATATTCTTTATTTGATAAATTTATTTTTTATTTATTTAAAACTTAAAAATATTTCTAAAAAATTTTTTATTTATGCAGCTTATTTCTGCTCGATATCTTTTGGAGTTTCATATAAATTAGACAAACAAAATACACTTAATTTACTTGAAAATGGTATACATATTTCTAATCATGATAATCCTTTAGATATTTTTGTAGCGCAATTTATTTTTAAGATGCCAACAATTACAACTGTAAATAAGCATTTAAAAAAAGCACTTCCTTTTTTTGAAATTTCACTAAGGAATTTTGGCCATTTTACTTTCAATCATATTAAGTTAAGTCACAGAAAATCTGCCTATATATACTTAAAAAAAATTTGTAAGCAAAAAAGTAAGGTTCTTATTTATCCAAGTGGATCAATTTATACTTCAGTTGAAAAAAGATTTTCAAAAAGTATATCAAAATTATCAATCTCAAACAATCTAAAAGTAATTGCATGGAAATTTCGTTATATAGATAAATCTAAAAGTAATTATGTTTACGATAATAATGTTCTTAAGTTTATATTAATGAGATTTTTATCAGGTAGAACAGTATTAATGGTTGAAAAAGTAAAAATTTTTTCACCCAATGATTATGCATGCGAAGATAAGTATAACTATAATTTAAAAAAATTTTATATTAGTTAATTACTAATTTCTAGACACTTTATGTATATAAAAATAATATTTGCGTTTTTAAAAATTTTTTTTAAAATTAAATTAAAACAATCTAATTAATTAGAAATTTTGTCTTTTAATAAAAATATTACTGTTTTACACAATGGACTTAATCCAACCTCGTATTATTGGCTAAATCACCTTAATCCAAATTTTTTAGATTTAAAAAAAGATTTTAACTTAAATTTGTTGAATAAAAAAGACACACTAATAATAGTAAGATATATACCTTTTAAAAGAATATTTAATTTATTTAGATTGAAAAAGAAAGATATAAAAATTATCTTGTTTATTGATGATGATTTACTTTCATTTAATATTTTTTCAAAATTACCAACTAAATATAAACTTAAGTTGTTTTTTAGAATTTATTGCTATAAGCATTTATTAAGATTTTTAGTAGATCAAATATGGGTGACAAATTTGAATTTAAAAAAAAAGTTGTCTATCCAACTAAATAACAAAATAAAAATTAAAGTTGTAGATCTTAATTTTAGAGATAATTTTACAAAAAAAACATTACATAGAATTTCCTTCATCGGAACAAGTTCTCACGTTTTAGAATTGAAATGGATAAAGGGATTATTCTTAAAAATTCAGAGTCAAAGAGATGACTGTTTGATTGAAATTTTCATTAATGAAAAATGGAGAAAATACTTTAAATCAATTCCAAGGATAAAGATGATTTATCCAATGGATTGGGAATCCTTTCTTTTAGATACTCGGCATAGAAATGTTGATATTGTTTTAAATCCAATTCTAAAATCAGAATTTAATGTATTCAGATCCCCGACAAAATTTTTTGATACTACGAGATTGGGTGCTGTAGGAATCTATTCAAAAAACTCGCCCTATTCAAGTTTTGTTAAAGATAATTATGATGGAATATTATTGGAAAACGATTTGGATTTGTGGTGCAAAAATATTCATTATCTTTTGGATAATAAATATAAAAGAGATTATATTTACGCTAATGCAAATAAAAGAGTAAGGTAATTACGTTAAGAGAAATTGTTAGTTATTAAAGCGTATACTTTCCCAGGTTTTAGGATAATTATTTAAATTGCTATTTACTAAAAAACTTAATTAAATTCTCCGAAATTCGCATGAAGATTTCTTTTCATAACTTGTTAATTTTTATCAGCGTATTCTTTTTCTAAAATTTTTAAATGAAATAGATTTTATCCCTTTTTATATTGCTTAACCATTAGCCGGTTAAGGAGAGACTTGAGCTTAACCTTGAGTTTTATATATTTAGTATTAATTTGATACTTTGGTATTACGCATAATTCAAGAATGAACTTAAAATCAAAATATCCTAATTCAAGATCTATATCAAATATAAATTCATTAATTTTTCCCATTAATATTGAAGAGAGAGAGAAAAGACTTTTAATAATGCAGATGAAGATCTAATCCTCTTAATATTTTTAAATAATGGAGCCAAGCGGACTTGAACCGCTGACCCCCTGCATGCCATGAAGGGCTAAAAACAGATGAGTCCCATGACTATAACATGCGTTATAGATTATAACTAAATGTAAATTGCGAAAATTAGTGCGAGAACTTGATAGGGTATAAGACACGTTAATATAACTGGTATATAGCCTATTTTATTACTTTAAATAGTTCTTTAATCGAGGAATATAGCTGCGCCTCTATATTCCCCTTGAGTATCACAAATACTCCTACATATTATATAAATTAATGCTATAAATATAAGTAAATGTATT from Flavobacteriales bacterium TMED191 carries:
- a CDS encoding capsular polysaccharide biosynthesis protein, translated to MNLFLKLFNKLFFVSSRTMDIVYEFKLNKSNKYVWGMKSSGNRLRNEKRKLKTSKLFFLEDGFIHSFCIRKKRIPLSICIDKSGIYYNSKSQSQLFRFIEEKLSQKENLRSKQIIKLWKEYGISKYNYPKFVSPPENPFILLIDQTDGDLSIKYGDANKKTFQEMFMFALKKWPNHKIIIKIHPDVLTSQKRGCLDIDFCRKKNAIIIFDYGQVNKLIEKSSAICVVTSQVGFEALIYGKEVHVFGNPFYSGFGLTIDHNISRIKKRKSNISLEQLVYGSLIKYQIYLDPRNKKICEIEEIMEFVYKQRKIYNFFPKNLQCLYLTPWKSRQISRFIPNSTDRSFSFFKESKSKIKNFLVWGKFNKLEKYKIKSDTFISAEDGFIRSVGLGGELIPPMSLLFDKSGIHYDFNQPSDLEDLLQKKSVSAKELKRAKELINLIKQNNISKYNLSSHKRFYNENDSNNKQTILVLGQVETDNAMIYGVPDNILKKTNYDLVFQVKKDYPNYNVIYKPHPDIERGLRCKGRNENLINNIADKVAYGIGIQKLFEISDRVAVFTSLGGFEALIRGIPVTTYGIPFYSGWGLTEEKLFNYKWKSRRTRKLSLEEMVYIAIIEYPFYYSLKYNCHTEVENIISELDFYRKRKKTLEQVIFRYWGPLKEFFKNYVIFR